A stretch of DNA from bacterium:
CGAGTTCGTCATGCCGACGATCACCGCCCCCGCCGCGCGAAGCCGTTCGACCGCGGGCGCGTCCTCGGGCGAGACGAACCGTTCGAAGATCCGCGACCCCCACGTGGTCCGCACGCCTTTGACCATGATGAGATCTTTGATCGTGACGGGCACGCCCGCGAGCGGGCCGGCCGCCTCGCCGCGCGCGAGGCGCGTCTCGATATCGCGCGCCGTCGCGCGGGCCAGGTCCTCCGTCACGGTCACCAGCGCGTTGATCGACGGGTTCACCGTGGCGATCCGGTCGAGGACCGCCTCGACCGCCTCCGTGGGCGAGACGCGTTTGGCGCGGATGGCGGCGGCGAGCTCCGCCGCCGGCAGGAAACACAGCTCGGTCGCGTTCACGGGCGCACCTCGCGTTGAGTGGGCGGCACGGGCACCATCGTGTTCGGCTCCGCCGCGTTCGACTCCGCGGGGCGGGAGCCCGTCCGGCGCCGGCCGATCCATAGAAACCAAATACCCCATCCGAGCAAGACCACCGCGGCGATCTGGCCGAGCGTCAAGAATAACGGGGTGCGGTCTTCGGGGCGCAGGAGGTCGAGCAGAAATCGCAGCACGGACGAGGCAATGATCGCGGACCACCAGACCGCGCCGTCGAACGGCCGCCTGCGCGCCGCCGCCAGGACGCCGGCGAGGATCGCGAGCGTTCCGGCGATCTCGTAGAGCGGCAGCGGATGCCGGGGGCCGCCGGGAAGGCCCGACACGGCGACGCCCCACGGCAGCGACGTCGGCGCTCCGAACAATTCGCCGTTCATGAAGTTGCCCCACCGCACCAACACGATCGCGACGAGCACCGCCGGCGCCATCGCGTCGAGCAGCCGCCACACCGGCACCCGGTGCCGGGGACACCACCAGGCGAGAAAGACGAGTCCCGCCGCGATCGAGCCGTGCGAGGCGAGGCCGGCGTAGGGCGGCAGGACGGCCGCGAGCGGGCGGCCGGCGAACTCCGAGAGGTGTGAGATGACGTATCCGGCCCGCGCCCCGACGACGAGGACGGCGAGGAACGGCACGGCGATCGCATCGACGACGGCCCGGTCGATGCCGAAGCGCACGGCGAAACGCGCGGTGATCGGAATCGAGAGAAGCAGGGCGAGGCCCATCATGACGCCGTACCACCGCACGGTCAGCGGGCCGACTTCGAAGAGCACCGGGTGCATCGCCGACAGTATAGCATCGGCATGCGGTTGGGCGCGGCCCAGTTGGGCGCGCGCCAATTGACACCCCGGGTGGTGTATGCTAACGTAGGCACCAACTGAATAGCAACTCTTATCCAGAGTGGTCGAGGGACGGGCCCGATGACACCCGGCAGCCTACCAGGTTTTCCCGCCTGGTGTGGTGCTAAATCCCGCGGAAGAACCAATTCCGGTAGATAAGAGGGAGAGATCCCCCTCGGAGTTGGGAGGGGGATTTTTGTTGCGTCCGGATGCGGACGCGGCACCAGATGGGAGGGGAGAGATGGGAGCAACGGAGCTGGTGTGTCGCGAGTGTGGCCGGCGGTACGCGCTCGATCCGATCTTCGTATGCGATGCCTGTTTCGGCCCGCTTGAAGTGCAGTACGATCACGACGGGCTGAACGGTGAGGCGCTGCGGACGCGGATACTCTCCGGTCCGGCGTCGATCTGGCGGTACCAGGATTTTCTTCCGGTCCAACGCGTACCGGCTTGGGACCTCGCTCCCGGCTACCACCCGCTCGTTCGGGCCGAACGGCTCGGCCGGGCCCTCGGGCTCCGCAACCTGTACCTCAAGAACGATACCCGCAACCCCACGTGGTCGTTCAAGGACCGCGTCGTGGCGTGCGCGCTGGCCGCGGTGCACACGTTCAAGTTTGACGTGGTGTCGTGCGCGAGCACCGGCAATCTGGCCAACGCCGTCGCCGCGCACGCGGCGAAGGCCGGCCTCCGGGCGGTCGTCTTCATCCCGACGGGCCTCGAGCGGGCGAAGGTCATCGCCACGTCGGCCTACCGCCCGATGATCGTCGAGGTGGACGGCACGTACGACGACGTCAACCGGCTCTGCCTCGAGATCGGAGAAGAGCACCGCTGGGCGATCGCCAACGTCAATCTGCGGCCGTACTATTCCGAGGGCGCCAAGACGCTCGCGTTCGAGGTCGCGGAGCAGCTCGGCTGGCGCGCGCCGGACCGCGTCGTGGTCCCGGTCGGGTCGGGCAACATGTTCGTGAAGATCCAGAAGGGCTTCGAGGAGTTCCAGCGGCTCGGGGTGATCCCGCCGCACACGGTCCGGATGACCGCGGCGCAGGCGGAGGGATGCGGCCCCATCGCGACCGCCTACCACGCGCAGACCGAGACCGTGGTCCCGGTGATCCCCAACACCGTTGCCAAGTCGCTGGCGATCGGCAACCCGGCCGACGGGCCGTACGTGCTCGACATCGCGCGCCGGACGGGCGGGGCCGTCGAGGCCGTCTCGGACGAGGAGACGGTCGAGGCGATCCGCCTGCTCGCCGAGACCGAAGGAATCTTTACGGAGCCGGCCGGCGGCGTCACGGTCGGTGTGCTGCGCAAGCTGGCGGTCGCCGGCGCGATCGATCCGGACGAGACGGTGGTCGCCTACATCACCGGGATCGGGCTGAAGGCGCTCGAGGCGGTGGAGTCGCGGCTCGAAGCGCCCGTGCGGATCAAGCCGACGCTGGCCTCGTTCGAAGAGCGGGTGCTGCAGGCGGCGTCCGCGTAGATCGGGATTGGAGGAGAGAGTTCTCATGGCGGTACGTGTACGGATTCCCACGCCGCTGCGCCAATTGACGAACGGCGAGCGGTTGGTCGAGGTCGGCGGGGCCGACCTCGCGCAGGCGATCGACGAGCTGGACCGGCGATTTCCCGGCCTTCGCGCGCGGATCGTCGACGAGCAGGGTGAAGTGTTGCGGTTCGTCAACATCTTCGTCAACGAGCGCGACATCCGGTTCCTCGGCGGGCTCCGGACGCCGCTCGCCGACGGCGCGGAGGTGTCGATCGTCCCCGCAATGGCCGGCGGTTAGAGCGCGGCCCGGCAGGAGGCCGCGAAGCGGGCGGAGGTCCTGCGCAAGACAGGGTCCGAGGAGCCCGGCACCCCGCGCCGAAGGCAGACCCGTGACGGCGAAGTCCCACCACGAGCGGACGCGCGGCCGCGAAGCACCCTCGGACGTCCGCCGCCGGATCGAGGCGCTGCGCGAGCAGATCCGCCACCACATCCATCAATACTTTGTGCTCGACGCCCCGGAGATCTCGGACGAGGCGTACGACGCGCTCGTCCAGGAACTGCGCGATCTCGAGGCCGCCCACCCGGACCTCGTCACGCCCGATTCACCGACGCAGCGGGTCGGCGCGCCGCCGTCCGCGGCGTTCCAGACCGTTACGCACCCGTACCCCATGCTCAGCCTCGCCAACGCGTTCGGCGAGGACGAGCTGCGGGCGTGGCATCGCCGCGTCGTGGCCGCGCTCGGCGGGCCCGAGACGCGGATCGCGTTCGTCTGCGAGCTGAAGATGGACGGCGCGGCCGTCTCGCTGGTGTACGAGCGCGGCGTGTTCGCGCGCGGCGCCACACGGGGCGACGGCGTGCGCGGCGAGGACGTCACGCCGAACCTCCGGACGGTCGCGCCGCTCCCGCTGCGCCTGCGCGGGGGCGAGACAGGGGCGCCGGAGTTCGCCGAGTTTCGCGGCGAGGTCTACCTTCAGACGCGGGAACTGGAGCGGGTCAACGAGGAGCGGGCCCGCGCCGGCCAGCCGCTGTTCGCCAATGCCCGCAACGCCGCGGCGGGCTCGCTGCGGCAGCTCGATCCCGCGATCACGGCGTCGCGTCCGCTCGGCCTGTTCATCTACCAGGTCGGCGCCGTGCCGGGCGTCCGCTTCCGCACGCACGTCGAAGCCCTGCGGTGGGCCGAGAAGCTCGGCCTGCCGGTCAACCCGCACGTGCGCCGGCACGAGACGCTCGACGACGTGCTGCGGTACGTCGAGGAATGGCAGACGAAGCGGGCGGCGCTGCCGTACGGCACTGACGGGGTGGTCGTCAAAGTGGATTCGCTCGATCAGCAGGCCGAGTTGGGGGCGACCAGTCAGGCGCCGCGCTGGGCGATCGCGTACAAGTTCCCGGCCGAAGAAGCCGAGACGCGGGTGGCCGACATCTTCGTCAGCGTCGGCCGGACGGGCGCGTTGACGCCGGTCGCGGACCTGGATCCCGTGCGGGTGTCGGGCGTGATCGTGCGCCGGGCAGGCCTGCACAACGAAGACGAGATGCGGCGCAAAGACGTGCGCATCGGCGACCGCGTGATCGTGCGGCGGGCCGGCGAGGTCATTCCCGAGATCGTCCGGGTGCTGACGGAGAAGCGCACGGGCGAGGAGCGGCCGTTTGAGATGCCGGCGACGTGTCCGATCTGCGGCTCGCCGGTTGAACGGCGACCGGGTGAAGCGGTCGCGCGCTGCAGCGGCGGCGCGATCTGTCCGGCGCAGATTCTGAACCGTCTGATCCACTTTGCCTCGCGGGGCGGCGTGAACATCGACGGCGTGGGCCCCCGATTCTTACAAGGGCTGCTCGACCGCGGGCTGATCGAGGATCCCGCGGACCTCTACCGCCTGACGAGGGAGCAGATCCTCACCCTCGAGCGCATGGCGGACAAATCGGCGGAGAACGTGATCGCGGCGATCGACCGGAGCCGGCGGCCGGCGCTCGGCCGCCTGATCTACGCCCTCGGGATCCGGCACGCCGGCGAGCACGTCGCGGAACTGCTGGCGGCGCGCTTTCGGACGCTCGAAGCGCTGGCGGCCGCGTCCGCGGAGGAGATCGCGGCCGTGCCGGGAATCGGGCCGACGATCGCCGAGAGCGTCGCGGCATTCTTCGCCAAGGACGAGTCCCAGGCGCTCGTACGCAAGCTGCGGCAGGTCGGCGTCGAGCCGGCGCCGCCCGCGGCCGCCGTGGCGGGGCCGCTCGCCGGGAAGAGCGTCGTCTTTACCGGGACGCTCGCCGCGATGTCGCGCCGGGACGCCGCCGCCCGCGTCGCCGCGCTCGGCGGAGCCGTGATCGAGAGCGTGACCAAGAACACCGACTACCTGGTGGCGGGGGAGGAGCCGGGCAGCAAGCTCGCGCGCGCGAAGAAGGCCGGTGTGCGGGTGCTGGACGAGGCGGAGTTCCTGCGGCTTCTGGACGAGGGATCCTCGTGAGCCCTCGCCCGCACCGGCGCGGCGGCCGCCGCGCCGGCCGCCGCCGGGACCGGCCGGTTTTGATGTGGATCGCCGTCATCGCCGCGCTGGTCGCGACCGCGGTCGTCGCCGGCCGGTCGCTCCGGGTGATCCAGCCGGGACACGGCCCTGCGACGGGCCCCGCCCGCACCGAGGTCCAGGTGTTCTTCGTGCGCACCGAGGCGGGTGGCCGTTCACAGACTCTGGCCGCTGTCCACCGGCGCGTCGTTGTCGGACCGCGGGAGGCGCTTGCGGCCGAGGCGCTGCGGGCGCTGCTCGACGGGCCCTCCCGCGCGGAGCGCGCGCGCGGTCTCACGACCGAAATCCCGCCGGGCACCACTCTGCGCGCCCTTACCCTCGCCGGCGGTGGTGCGACCGTCGATCTCGGCGTGGCCTTCGCGCAGGGCGGCGGGTCGAGCAGCATGCTCGCGCGCGTCTGGCAGGTCGTCTATACCGCGACCCAGTTCCCGGGCATCACGTCCGCGCAGCTGCTAATCGGCGGCCGCCGGGTGGACACGCTCGGCGGCGAAGGGCTGCTTATCGGCGCGCCGATGCTCCGCCCCGCCGCGATGCCGACGTTCTGACAGGAGGCGCGAATGCGCCGGAGGTCCCCCGTAAGAGGGGACAGGAGGCGCGAATGCGCCGGAGGTCCCGTAAGAGGGGGAGGGACCGCTTCCGGCATGGGAGAATAGGCGGCCCATGCCCCGCGAAATCTTCGCCGACGAGATCGAGCGGTTTCTGGAAGGGCTCGACGGCGTGTCCTCCGCGCGCGTCCTCACGGGTCCGGCGGGCGACATTTCGTACGTCTACGTGACGACTGAGAACGCCTCCGACAGCCGCGGGCTGCGCCACGGCGTTCTCGCGGCGCTGCAGTCCCGGTTCGGCATTCCGATCGACGACTGGCGGGTACGCGTCACGCAGCTGCGGGCCGGCGTGCAGCCGAACGAGATCCCGCATTTTCGCGTCGCCCGCGTCGAGGAAACGGCGACGACCGCCGACCTCGCCGTCACGGTGAAGCTGCAG
This window harbors:
- a CDS encoding prolipoprotein diacylglyceryl transferase; translation: MHPVLFEVGPLTVRWYGVMMGLALLLSIPITARFAVRFGIDRAVVDAIAVPFLAVLVVGARAGYVISHLSEFAGRPLAAVLPPYAGLASHGSIAAGLVFLAWWCPRHRVPVWRLLDAMAPAVLVAIVLVRWGNFMNGELFGAPTSLPWGVAVSGLPGGPRHPLPLYEIAGTLAILAGVLAAARRRPFDGAVWWSAIIASSVLRFLLDLLRPEDRTPLFLTLGQIAAVVLLGWGIWFLWIGRRRTGSRPAESNAAEPNTMVPVPPTQREVRP
- the thrC gene encoding threonine synthase — its product is MGATELVCRECGRRYALDPIFVCDACFGPLEVQYDHDGLNGEALRTRILSGPASIWRYQDFLPVQRVPAWDLAPGYHPLVRAERLGRALGLRNLYLKNDTRNPTWSFKDRVVACALAAVHTFKFDVVSCASTGNLANAVAAHAAKAGLRAVVFIPTGLERAKVIATSAYRPMIVEVDGTYDDVNRLCLEIGEEHRWAIANVNLRPYYSEGAKTLAFEVAEQLGWRAPDRVVVPVGSGNMFVKIQKGFEEFQRLGVIPPHTVRMTAAQAEGCGPIATAYHAQTETVVPVIPNTVAKSLAIGNPADGPYVLDIARRTGGAVEAVSDEETVEAIRLLAETEGIFTEPAGGVTVGVLRKLAVAGAIDPDETVVAYITGIGLKALEAVESRLEAPVRIKPTLASFEERVLQAASA
- a CDS encoding MoaD family protein, which codes for MAVRVRIPTPLRQLTNGERLVEVGGADLAQAIDELDRRFPGLRARIVDEQGEVLRFVNIFVNERDIRFLGGLRTPLADGAEVSIVPAMAGG
- the ligA gene encoding NAD-dependent DNA ligase LigA; amino-acid sequence: MTAKSHHERTRGREAPSDVRRRIEALREQIRHHIHQYFVLDAPEISDEAYDALVQELRDLEAAHPDLVTPDSPTQRVGAPPSAAFQTVTHPYPMLSLANAFGEDELRAWHRRVVAALGGPETRIAFVCELKMDGAAVSLVYERGVFARGATRGDGVRGEDVTPNLRTVAPLPLRLRGGETGAPEFAEFRGEVYLQTRELERVNEERARAGQPLFANARNAAAGSLRQLDPAITASRPLGLFIYQVGAVPGVRFRTHVEALRWAEKLGLPVNPHVRRHETLDDVLRYVEEWQTKRAALPYGTDGVVVKVDSLDQQAELGATSQAPRWAIAYKFPAEEAETRVADIFVSVGRTGALTPVADLDPVRVSGVIVRRAGLHNEDEMRRKDVRIGDRVIVRRAGEVIPEIVRVLTEKRTGEERPFEMPATCPICGSPVERRPGEAVARCSGGAICPAQILNRLIHFASRGGVNIDGVGPRFLQGLLDRGLIEDPADLYRLTREQILTLERMADKSAENVIAAIDRSRRPALGRLIYALGIRHAGEHVAELLAARFRTLEALAAASAEEIAAVPGIGPTIAESVAAFFAKDESQALVRKLRQVGVEPAPPAAAVAGPLAGKSVVFTGTLAAMSRRDAAARVAALGGAVIESVTKNTDYLVAGEEPGSKLARAKKAGVRVLDEAEFLRLLDEGSS
- a CDS encoding GerMN domain-containing protein, with the translated sequence MSPRPHRRGGRRAGRRRDRPVLMWIAVIAALVATAVVAGRSLRVIQPGHGPATGPARTEVQVFFVRTEAGGRSQTLAAVHRRVVVGPREALAAEALRALLDGPSRAERARGLTTEIPPGTTLRALTLAGGGATVDLGVAFAQGGGSSSMLARVWQVVYTATQFPGITSAQLLIGGRRVDTLGGEGLLIGAPMLRPAAMPTF